The following proteins come from a genomic window of Microtus ochrogaster isolate Prairie Vole_2 unplaced genomic scaffold, MicOch1.0 UNK1, whole genome shotgun sequence:
- the Tuba8 gene encoding tubulin alpha-8 chain isoform X1 — MRECISVHVGQAGVQIGNACWELFCLEHGIQADGTFGTQASKVNDDDSFTTFFSETGNGKHVPRAVMVDLEPTVVDEVRAGTYRQLFHPEQLITGKEDAANNYARGHYTVGKESIDLVLDRIRKLTDACSGLQGFLIFHSFGGGTGSGFTSLLMERLSLDYGKKSKLEFAIYPAPQVSTAVVEPYNSILTTHTTLEHSDCAFMVDNEAIYDICRRNLDIERPTYTNLNRLISQIVSSITASLRFDGALNVDLTEFQTNLVPYPRIHFPLVTYAPIISAEKAYHEQLSVAEITSSCFEPNSQMVKCDPRHGKYMACCMLYRGDVVPKDVNVAIAAIKTKRTIQFVDWCPTGFKVGINYQPPTVVPGGDLAKVQRAVCMLSNTTAIAEAWARLDHKFDLMYAKRAFVHWYVGEGMEEGEFSEAREDLAALEKDYEEVGTDSFEEENEGEEF, encoded by the exons ATG CGGGAATGCATATCAGTCCACGTGGGTCAAGCTGGAGTTCAGATTGGCAATGCCTGCTGGGAGCTCTTCTGCTTGGAACATGGCATCCAAGCAGATGGGACCTTTGGCACTCAGGCCAGCAAGGTCAATGATGACGACTCCTTCACCACCTTCTTCAGTGAGACTGGCAATGGCAAACATGTGCCCCGGGCTGTCATGGTCGACCTGGAACCTACGGTAGTAG ATGAGGTGCGGGCAGGAACCTACCGCCAGCTCTTCCATCCCGAGCAGCTGATCACGGGGAAGGAGGATGCGGCTAACAATTATGCCCGTGGGCACTATACGGTGGGCAAGGAGAGTATTGACCTGGTGCTGGACCGCATCCGTAAGCTG ACAGATGCCTGCTCCGGCTTGCAGGGCTTCCTCATCTTCCACAGCTTCGGAGGCGGCACAGGCTCTGGCTTCACTTCTCTCTTGATGGAACGCCTTTCCCTTGACTATGGCAAGAAATCCAAGCTAGAATTTGCCATCTACCCGGCACCACAGGTCTCCACTGCAGTGGTAGAGCCTTATAACTCCATCCTGACGACCCACACCACCCTGGAGCACTCAGACTGTGCTTTCATGGTGGACAACGAAGCCATCTATGACATCTGCCGGCGGAACCTGGACATCGAGCGCCCCACCTATACCAACCTCAACCGCCTCATCAGCCAGATTGTGTCCTCAATCACTGCCTCTCTCCGCTTCGATGGAGCCCTCAATGTGGACCTCACAGAGTTCCAAACCAACCTAGTACCCTATCCCAGAATCCATTTCCCGCTGGTCACGTATGCACCCATCATTTCTGCGGAGAAAGCCTACCATGAGCAGCTGTCTGTGGCAGAGATAACTAGTTCCTGCTTTGAGCCCAACAGCCAGATGGTGAAGTGTGACCCACGTCATGGCAAATATATGGCCTGCTGCATGCTCTACCGTGGGGATGTGGTACCCAAGGACGTGAATGTCGCCATTGCTGCCATCAAGACCAAGAGAACCATCCAGTTTGTTGACTGGTGTCCCACAGGTTTCAAG gTGGGCATCAACTACCAGCCTCCCACTGTTGTGCCAGGAGGGGACCTGGCTAAAGTCCAGCGAGCCGTGTGCATGCTGAGCAACACCACTGCCATCGCAGAGGCCTGGGCCCGCCTGGACCACAAGTTTGATCTCATGTACGCCAAGCGGGCCTTCGTACATTGGTATGTTGGCgagggaatggaggaaggagagttTTCCGAGGCCAGGGAGGACCTGGCTGCGCTGGAGAAGGATTATGAAGAAGTGGGGACTGAttcatttgaagaagaaaatgagggggAGGAATTTTAA
- the Tuba8 gene encoding tubulin alpha-8 chain isoform X2 — protein MVDLEPTVVDEVRAGTYRQLFHPEQLITGKEDAANNYARGHYTVGKESIDLVLDRIRKLTDACSGLQGFLIFHSFGGGTGSGFTSLLMERLSLDYGKKSKLEFAIYPAPQVSTAVVEPYNSILTTHTTLEHSDCAFMVDNEAIYDICRRNLDIERPTYTNLNRLISQIVSSITASLRFDGALNVDLTEFQTNLVPYPRIHFPLVTYAPIISAEKAYHEQLSVAEITSSCFEPNSQMVKCDPRHGKYMACCMLYRGDVVPKDVNVAIAAIKTKRTIQFVDWCPTGFKVGINYQPPTVVPGGDLAKVQRAVCMLSNTTAIAEAWARLDHKFDLMYAKRAFVHWYVGEGMEEGEFSEAREDLAALEKDYEEVGTDSFEEENEGEEF, from the exons ATGGTCGACCTGGAACCTACGGTAGTAG ATGAGGTGCGGGCAGGAACCTACCGCCAGCTCTTCCATCCCGAGCAGCTGATCACGGGGAAGGAGGATGCGGCTAACAATTATGCCCGTGGGCACTATACGGTGGGCAAGGAGAGTATTGACCTGGTGCTGGACCGCATCCGTAAGCTG ACAGATGCCTGCTCCGGCTTGCAGGGCTTCCTCATCTTCCACAGCTTCGGAGGCGGCACAGGCTCTGGCTTCACTTCTCTCTTGATGGAACGCCTTTCCCTTGACTATGGCAAGAAATCCAAGCTAGAATTTGCCATCTACCCGGCACCACAGGTCTCCACTGCAGTGGTAGAGCCTTATAACTCCATCCTGACGACCCACACCACCCTGGAGCACTCAGACTGTGCTTTCATGGTGGACAACGAAGCCATCTATGACATCTGCCGGCGGAACCTGGACATCGAGCGCCCCACCTATACCAACCTCAACCGCCTCATCAGCCAGATTGTGTCCTCAATCACTGCCTCTCTCCGCTTCGATGGAGCCCTCAATGTGGACCTCACAGAGTTCCAAACCAACCTAGTACCCTATCCCAGAATCCATTTCCCGCTGGTCACGTATGCACCCATCATTTCTGCGGAGAAAGCCTACCATGAGCAGCTGTCTGTGGCAGAGATAACTAGTTCCTGCTTTGAGCCCAACAGCCAGATGGTGAAGTGTGACCCACGTCATGGCAAATATATGGCCTGCTGCATGCTCTACCGTGGGGATGTGGTACCCAAGGACGTGAATGTCGCCATTGCTGCCATCAAGACCAAGAGAACCATCCAGTTTGTTGACTGGTGTCCCACAGGTTTCAAG gTGGGCATCAACTACCAGCCTCCCACTGTTGTGCCAGGAGGGGACCTGGCTAAAGTCCAGCGAGCCGTGTGCATGCTGAGCAACACCACTGCCATCGCAGAGGCCTGGGCCCGCCTGGACCACAAGTTTGATCTCATGTACGCCAAGCGGGCCTTCGTACATTGGTATGTTGGCgagggaatggaggaaggagagttTTCCGAGGCCAGGGAGGACCTGGCTGCGCTGGAGAAGGATTATGAAGAAGTGGGGACTGAttcatttgaagaagaaaatgagggggAGGAATTTTAA